A region of the Micromonospora sediminicola genome:
TCCCGGAAGCGGCGTTCGTCGTCGGCCGTCTCGGGCAGCACCGGTCGGACCGGACGCGGCGCGCCGCCCACATCGACCCCCACGAAGACCAGGTACGCGGTGGCGACGCGCACCGGCTCGTCCTCGGCCGAGTCCCAGCGCTCGGCGACCACCCGCACCCCGACCTCCATCGAGGTGTTGCCGGTCCAGTTGACCTGTGCGTGCGCGTGCACCAGGTCGCCCACCCTGACCGGCTCGGAGAAGACGATCTCGTCGATGGAGGCGGTGACCGCGGTGCCGCCGCTGTGCCGGGCCGCCGCCGCGCCGGCCACGTCGTCGACGAACTTCATCAGTACCCCACCGTGCACGCTGCCGTACAGATTGACATCGACAGCGGTCATGATGCGACTGAGCGTGACGCGGGAGTACGAGGTCGGCTTACCCGCCGGCACCGCGGGATGATCTGTCATGCCGGAAACGGTACGGTGCGCGGATGCGACATCTCTGGAGCTTCCTCGCCGGG
Encoded here:
- a CDS encoding acyl-CoA thioesterase — encoded protein: MTDHPAVPAGKPTSYSRVTLSRIMTAVDVNLYGSVHGGVLMKFVDDVAGAAAARHSGGTAVTASIDEIVFSEPVRVGDLVHAHAQVNWTGNTSMEVGVRVVAERWDSAEDEPVRVATAYLVFVGVDVGGAPRPVRPVLPETADDERRFREAEIRRAHRLARRRAIQAHRAG